A portion of the Bacillus thuringiensis genome contains these proteins:
- the yqeH gene encoding ribosome biogenesis GTPase YqeH, translating to MTETIKCIGCGVEIQTENKNEVGYAPTSSLEKEQIICQRCFRLKHYNEIQDVSLTDDDFLRILNGIGKSDALVVKIVDIFDFNGSWLPGLHRFVGNNKVLLVGNKADLIPKSVKHDKVKHWMRYSAKQLGLKPEDVFLISAAKGQGIAELADAIEYYRGGKDVYVVGCTNVGKSTFINRMIKEFSDETENVITTSHFPGTTLDLIDIPLDEESSLYDTPGIINHHQMAHYVGKQSLKLITPTKEIKPMVFQLNEEQTLFFSGLARFDYVSGGRRAFTCHFSNRLTIHRTKLEKADELYKNHAGDLLSPPTPEELANMPELVKYEFNIREPKTDVVFSGLGWVTVNEPGAKIVAHVPKGVSVSLRKSLI from the coding sequence TTGACTGAAACAATTAAATGTATTGGTTGCGGTGTAGAAATTCAAACAGAAAATAAAAACGAAGTGGGGTATGCTCCTACCTCATCTTTAGAGAAAGAACAAATCATTTGTCAACGTTGTTTTCGCTTGAAGCATTACAATGAAATTCAAGATGTATCGTTAACAGATGATGACTTCCTACGCATTTTAAATGGAATTGGAAAATCAGATGCATTAGTAGTCAAAATTGTAGATATTTTTGATTTTAATGGTAGCTGGTTACCTGGCTTACATCGTTTCGTAGGAAATAATAAAGTATTACTTGTTGGAAATAAAGCTGATTTAATTCCAAAGTCAGTAAAACATGATAAAGTAAAGCATTGGATGCGCTATAGTGCAAAGCAGCTAGGATTAAAACCAGAAGATGTCTTTTTAATTAGTGCAGCGAAGGGACAAGGAATTGCTGAACTAGCAGATGCTATTGAGTATTATCGCGGCGGCAAAGATGTTTACGTTGTTGGATGTACGAATGTAGGGAAATCGACATTTATTAATCGTATGATTAAAGAATTTAGTGATGAGACTGAAAATGTAATTACAACATCTCATTTCCCAGGAACAACACTGGATTTAATTGATATTCCATTAGACGAAGAATCTTCTTTATATGATACGCCAGGTATTATTAACCACCACCAAATGGCTCATTATGTTGGAAAGCAGAGCTTAAAGCTTATTACACCAACAAAAGAAATTAAGCCGATGGTATTCCAATTAAATGAAGAACAAACGTTATTCTTTAGTGGATTGGCACGCTTTGATTATGTAAGTGGTGGTCGTCGTGCGTTTACTTGTCACTTCTCGAATCGCTTAACAATCCATCGTACAAAGCTTGAGAAAGCAGATGAATTATATAAAAATCATGCTGGGGATTTACTAAGCCCACCAACGCCAGAAGAATTAGCAAATATGCCTGAGTTAGTGAAATACGAATTTAATATTCGTGAACCAAAGACGGATGTTGTATTCTCTGGATTAGGATGGGTTACTGTGAACGAACCAGGAGCAAAAATTGTTGCACACGTACCAAAAGGAGTAAGTGTTTCACTACGTAAATCTTTAATTTAA
- a CDS encoding YqeG family HAD IIIA-type phosphatase: protein MKLFLPNEYVKNVYHVQPEDLKKRGIKGVITDLDNTLIEWDRPNATPQLEEWFLKMKEQGIQVTVVSNNNEQRVKDFADPLGIPFIHSARKPFVRAFKRAIQEMHLQAEEVVVIGDQLLTDVLGGNRVGLHTILVVPVAQTDGLVTRFNRKIERRIMKNMKKKGLINWEE, encoded by the coding sequence TTGAAGCTATTTTTACCGAATGAATATGTGAAAAATGTATATCATGTTCAACCAGAAGATTTGAAAAAACGTGGAATTAAAGGCGTTATTACTGATTTAGATAACACTTTAATTGAATGGGATCGTCCAAATGCAACGCCGCAACTTGAAGAATGGTTCTTAAAAATGAAAGAGCAAGGCATCCAAGTAACGGTCGTTTCAAATAATAATGAGCAACGTGTAAAAGATTTTGCTGATCCATTAGGTATTCCATTTATTCATAGTGCACGTAAACCATTTGTCCGAGCGTTTAAGCGTGCGATACAAGAGATGCATCTGCAGGCAGAGGAAGTTGTAGTAATTGGAGATCAGTTACTGACTGACGTGCTTGGTGGAAATCGAGTAGGACTTCATACAATTTTAGTTGTACCGGTAGCACAAACGGACGGATTAGTGACGCGCTTTAATCGGAAAATTGAACGAAGAATCATGAAAAATATGAAGAAAAAAGGTTTAATTAACTGGGAGGAATAA
- a CDS encoding sporulation histidine kinase inhibitor Sda, with amino-acid sequence MKTKHMEQLSTELLTESYYKAKELKLNPDFILLIKQEIIRRSLEDKLVKSS; translated from the coding sequence TTGAAAACAAAACATATGGAACAGTTATCTACTGAGTTACTCACTGAGTCTTATTATAAAGCAAAAGAACTAAAATTAAATCCCGACTTCATTTTACTTATAAAACAAGAAATTATTAGACGCTCATTAGAGGACAAGCTTGTCAAATCTTCTTGA
- a CDS encoding phosphatidylserine decarboxylase translates to MRRTLYRLMIELTNGRFTSYILRKFAQSRLSSIIIPSYAKVFQINQDEMEKGLKEYRTLHDLFTRKLKEGMRSIDTDASSIVSPVDGVFADHGPIEDTKTFDIKGKRYSIVDMLGNEERATRYAGGTYMVIYLSPSHYHRIHSPLSGSVTERFVLGRKSYPVNAAGMEYGKEPLSKNYRSVTEVSSDSEHMALVKVGAMFVNSIELLHERDTVQKGEEMAYFTFGSTVVLLFEKDMIEVVQELKSGQELRLGEKIATRLTHK, encoded by the coding sequence TTGCGACGTACATTATATCGACTTATGATAGAACTTACAAATGGTCGCTTTACTTCTTATATATTACGTAAATTTGCACAATCTCGTTTGAGCTCTATCATTATTCCATCGTATGCGAAAGTTTTTCAAATTAATCAAGATGAGATGGAAAAGGGCTTGAAGGAATATAGAACATTGCATGATTTATTTACGCGTAAGCTAAAAGAAGGAATGCGTAGTATTGATACAGATGCATCGAGTATCGTTAGTCCTGTTGATGGTGTTTTTGCAGATCATGGTCCTATTGAGGACACAAAGACATTTGATATTAAAGGTAAGCGTTATTCAATTGTGGATATGCTAGGTAATGAAGAACGTGCAACGCGATATGCAGGCGGTACATATATGGTAATTTATTTGAGTCCAAGTCATTATCATCGCATTCATAGTCCGCTTTCTGGTTCTGTGACTGAAAGATTTGTACTCGGTAGAAAATCATATCCGGTAAATGCAGCTGGTATGGAATACGGGAAAGAACCGTTGTCAAAAAATTATCGTTCTGTTACAGAAGTAAGCAGTGATAGCGAGCATATGGCTCTTGTAAAAGTAGGTGCTATGTTTGTTAATAGTATTGAGCTTTTGCATGAAAGAGATACTGTTCAAAAAGGTGAAGAAATGGCATACTTTACATTTGGTTCAACAGTTGTGTTATTGTTTGAAAAAGATATGATAGAAGTAGTGCAGGAATTGAAGAGTGGACAAGAGCTTCGTCTGGGTGAAAAAATTGCTACTCGATTAACTCACAAATAA